One Purpureocillium takamizusanense chromosome 1, complete sequence genomic window carries:
- a CDS encoding uncharacterized protein (COG:E~COG:I~EggNog:ENOG503NVBQ), translating into MADEKPSVLIIGGLGYIGRFLALHIHRNQLASDVRLVDKVLPQLAWLAPEFSDACSQDKFMQADASRTEGLARIFDRSDGKQWDYVFNCGGETRYSQEDEVYKLRSLNLSLAVGNEAAKRKVKVFVELSTGMVYKSDSSPSKEKDKLKPWNKIAVFKLQAEEELAKIAGLNLVIVRLPHVYGPYASQWVATALCMARVYQHLEGEMKWLWTKDLRTNTVHIDDATRALWEIAAWHAAGQAKWDAAEMGPVPTFNVVDKSEANQGTMADIIGAIFQIETGFQGQLISTFARMNLDSVVDDVNDEILGPWAELLHDAGITRPGPLTPFMEKELLKDTDLSMDGSRLETLLGFKYEKPKITKELVVEVIESYKRMKWWP; encoded by the exons ATGGCCGACGAGAAGCCCTCGGTCCTCATCATCGGTGGCCTGGGCTACATCGGCCGCTTTCTAGCCCTCCACATCCATCGGAACCAGCTTGCTTCTGACGTGCGCCTCGTGGACAAGGTGCTTCCCCAGCTTGCGTGGCTCGCCCCGGAATTCTCCGACGCATGTTCGCAAGACAAGTTTATGCAAGCCGACGCTAGCAGAACAG AGGGCTTGGCTAGGATTTTCGACCGTTCGGACGGAAAGCAATGGGACTATGTCTTCAattgcggcggcgagacgcgaTACTCTCAAGAAGATGAGGTGTACAAGTTGAGGTCGTTGAACCTGTCCCTAGCTGTCGGCAATGAGGCGGCCAAGAGGAAAGTCAAGGTATTTGTGGAGCTGAGCACCGGCATGGTATACAAGTCGGACTCGTCTCCCAGCAAAGAAAAGGACAAGCTCAAGCCTTGGAACAAGATTGCAGTGTTCAAGCtgcaggcggaggaggaacTGGCAAAGATCGCGGG ACTTAACCTCGTCATCGTACGCCTCCCTCATGTCTACGGCCCATACGCCTCACAGTGGGTCGCAACGGCACTGTGCATGGCGCGCGTCTACCAGCACCTCGAAGGCGAGATGAAGTGGCTGTGGACCAAGGACCTGCGTACCAACACGGTgcacatcgacgacgccacccgTGCCCTCTGGGAGATCGCCGCGTGGCACGCTGCTGGCCAGGCGAAATGGGATGCCGCCGAGATGGGGCCGGTACCGACCTTCAATGTCGTGGACAAGAGCGAGGCCAACCAGGGGACCATGGCAGACATCATTGGTGCCATATTCCAGATTGAGACGGGCTTCCAGGGCCAGCTGATTAGCACGTTTGCGCGCATGAACCTGGACAGCGTTGTGGacgacgtcaacgacgaAATCCTAGGCCCATGGGCCGAGCTACTTCACGACGCGGGCATCACCAGGCCGGGCCCGCTGACGCCGTTTATGGAGAAGGAGCTGCTGAAAGATACCGACCTGAGCATGGATGGCAGTAGGCTCGAGACTCTGCTGGGCTTCAAGTACGAGAAGCCGAAAATCACCAAAGagctggtggtggaggtgatTGAGAGCTACAAAAGGATGAAGTGGTGGCCATGA
- a CDS encoding uncharacterized protein (EggNog:ENOG503P415), with amino-acid sequence MAAPAEKTTKNLSGQWVLNKELSDSAEPGLVIQGIGFLVRKGIGMATITIDVNQYEAPPKAPSTADGTFTHIDIEQSASGLSSTKEARCLDDLQREHSDWLFGNVKGQTAWVSVADIDDEYLGKGWLSEGGDGKNLIRSHVVSQDSGWTATQVWGFQDINGERRYCRKIVIAKDDQRAEFRFVYDYQS; translated from the exons ATGGCTGCTCCCGCGGAAAAGACCACCAAGAACCTCAGTGGCCAATGGGTCCTG AACAAGGAGCTCTCCGACTCGGCCGAGCCGGGCCTCGTGATCCAAGGGATCGGCTTCCTCGTGCGCAAGGGCATCGGGAtggccaccatcaccatcgacgTCAACCAGTACGAGGCGCCCCCCaaggcgccctcgacggccgacggcaccttCACGCACATCGACATCGAGCAGTCGGCCTCGGGCCTGAGCTCCACCAAGGAGGCCCgctgcctcgacgacctgcagcGCGAGCACTCCGACTGGCTCTTCGGCAACGTCAAGGGCCAGACCGCCTGGGTCTCggtcgccgacatcgacgacgagtaccTTGGCAAGGGCTGGCTGTCCGAgggaggcgacggcaagaACCTCATCCGCAGCCACGTCGTCAGCCAGGACAGCGGCTGGACCGCTACCCAGGTCTGGGGCTTCCAGGACATCAACGGCGAGCGGAGGTACTGCCGCAAAATTGTCATTGCCAAGGATGACCAGCGTGCCGAGTTTCGCTTCGTCTACGACTACCAGAGCTAG
- a CDS encoding uncharacterized protein (COG:S~EggNog:ENOG503P34X) — protein sequence MASATLKHSTPPPAAAPNQAFVSQWSSRYRGATVEDLDPPAALSLNPSDAISLALLSAFERDYTHLTVVDSHTRALLGYISIPHLQALLDAGRVRPDDPLSAAMTRFQRRGRAYRVITMDTPLEALEDFFRGGVSGGDWKQEFAVITDENRRFVLGVATVQDLDEFVKRRPA from the exons ATGGCTTCGGCAACGCTCAAGCactccacgccgccgccagccgcggcgcctAACCAGGCCTTTGTCTCGCAATGGTCGTCACGCTATCGCGGG GCCaccgtcgaggacctcgacccgcccgccgccctgtcgCTCAACCCTTCCGACGCCATCTCGCTCGCCCTTCTCTCCGCCTTTGAGCGCGACTACACGCAcctcaccgtcgtcgactcccACAcgcgcgccctcctcggctACATCTCCATCCCGCACCTgcaggccctcctcgacgccgggcgcgtgcggcccgacgaccccctcagcgccgccatgacgcgcttccagcgccgcggccgcgcctaCCGCGTCATCACCATGGACACGcccctcgaggccctcgaggacttcttccgcggcggcgtgtccGGCGGCGACTGGAAGCAGGAGttcgccgtcatcaccgaCGAGAACAGGCgcttcgtcctcggcgttgccACCGTgcaggacctcgacgagTTTGTCAAGCGCCGGCCTGCTTGA
- a CDS encoding uncharacterized protein (TransMembrane:11 (o47-72i93-113o125-143i182-200o220-240i252-274o280-301i322-341o347-375i387-408o414-434i)~EggNog:ENOG503NYU5~COG:S) gives MALETTPLRIERRESVDGLPQPDAYAAAFDPDGDPDDPTQWPEAYKWAMVAVLALMPFTVTFTCISIVPVASRIVQDLDGRDHDYDHLTSSKSAGVLLVTIWELGEAAGPLLIAPLSEALGRAPLLHGTNALFVLATLLAALPRTTSSLVAARTLTGATVSSNVLYPPIVGDVFPPEQRGRALSVFVFATLLGGTLGPAFGGVAAETTTTMFGGGDGWRVKLWASLALATLCEVLALAFFRETKMERPAPQFRISSVMWPFAVLFGLGVLASLAVFGSVIYSYFTSCIGSLIGIAICSLSLDRIYERLKAKNAGVGLPEYRLPMAVVGALTLPPGIALYGWCAEYALPLWLLYVSVVWIRMALMLAFLPLMAYVVDAYSVYSASAMTGVIVTWCLAGAFLPLATVLVIERLGYGAGFATLSGLCLVLGFIPAVIMRCGSRRRQLAAYA, from the exons ATGGCTCTCGAGACGACCCCGCTGCGAATCGAACGGCGAGAGAGTGTCGATGGCCTCCCGCAGCCTGATGCATATGCTGCCGCCTTCGACCCGGACGGCGACCCAGACGATCCTACGCAGTGGCCGGAGGCATATAAATGGGCCATGGTGGCTGTCCTAGCGCTCATGCCCTTTACAGT GACATTCACCTGCATCTCCATTGTGCCCGTAGCCAGCCGCATCGTCCAagacctcgacggccgcgaccaCGACTACGACCATCTCACGTCGTCCAAGTCGGCGGGCGTCCTCCTCGTGACGATATGGGAGCTCGGCGAAGCGGCTGGGCCGCTGCTCATCGCGCCGCTCTCCGAggcgctcggccgcgcccccctcctgcACGGGACCAAcgccctcttcgtcctcgccacgctgctggccgcgctcCCGCGCACAACCAGCTCGCTCGTCGCTGCGCGCACGCTCAccggcgccaccgtctcgTCCAACGTGCTGTACCCGCCCATCGTCGGGGACGTGTTCCCGcccgagcagcgcggccgcgccctcaGCGTCTTCGTGTTCGCAACGCTGCTGGGTGGTACTCTCGGCCCGGCatttggcggcgtcgcggccgagacgacgacgacgatgttcggcggtggcgacggctgGCGTGTTAAGCTGTGGGCGAGCCTTgcgctggcgacgctgtgcgaggtgctggcgctcgccTTCTTCCGCGAGAC CAAGATGGAGCGCCCGGCGCCTCAGTTTCGCATCTCGTCTGTCATGTGGCCATTTGCCGTGCTGTTCGGTTTGGGCGTGCTGGCGTCGTTAGCCGTCTTCGGTTCCGTCATCTACTCGTACTTTACGTCGT GCATAGGATCtctcatcggcatcgccatctgCAGCCTGTCCCTCGACAGAATCTATGAGAggctcaaggccaagaaTGCCGGGGTCGGCCTCCCCGAATACCGGCTGCcgatggccgtcgtcggggccTTGACTCTCCCGCCGGGCATTGCGCTCTACGGCTGGTGCGCCGAGTACGCGCTGCCCCTCTGGCTCCTGTACGTGTCCGTGGTCTGGATCCGCATGGCGCTCATGCTGGCCTTTTTGCCCCTGATGGCGTACGTCGTGGACGCTTACAGCGTCTACTCGGCGTCCGCCATGACGGGCGTCATCGTGACGTGGTGCCTGGCCGGTGCGTTTCTGCCTCTGGCGACGGTCTTGGTCATTGAGCGTCTCGGGTACGGGGCGGGGTTCGCCACGCTGAGTGGGCTGTGTCTTGTCCTGGGCTTCATCCCGGCGGTGATTATGCGGTGTGGATCGCGGCGCAGGCAGCTCGCTGCGTACGCTTAG
- the PIC2 gene encoding Cu/Pi carrier, variant 2 (COG:C~EggNog:ENOG503NWEF), with translation MSHLYPKVDTLRGSVYSPMAARPTPLQARPELYGAFSVVDNAKDKAHKIGDEATREFEKASAKAQAKAGKIELFSGKYYAACTIGGMLACGLTHTAVTPLDLVKTRRQVDSKLYTSNFQAWGKIYRAEGLRGIFTGWSPTFFGYSAQGAFKYGWYEYFKKTYSDMAGPEAAHKYKTGLYLAASASAEFLADIALCPFEAIKVRMQGVIPNPYTGTLHGISTVRGKEGWSGLYKGLYPLWGRQIPYTMMKFASFETIVEMIYDRLPGQKSDYGKAAQTGVSFTGGYLAGILCAIVSHPADVMVSKLNASREPGEAFGGAMGRIYKDIGFSGLWNGLPVRIVMIGTLTGLQWMIYVSYLVAMAPLLSERRSAGRGFADAHGNAGLLQDLHGPAHDGRSPSADGAEMRVTRELRRVEPSQRNSWSPATATHVIAGRRLAVAEAMAVVAPCARPRWWLLDVVRHGSCINIFSLRGHGTLS, from the exons ATGTCGCATCTGTATCCCAAGGTGGACACCCTCCGGGGCTCCGTCTACAGCCCCATGGCCGCTCGCCCCACGCCGCTCCAGGCCCGCCCGGAGCTCTACGGCGCCttctccgtcgtcgacaacgccaaggacaaggcgcacaagattggcgacgaggccacgaGAGAGTTTGAAAAGGCCAGCGCAAAAgcccaggccaaggccggcaagaTTGAGCTGTTCTCGGGCAAGTATTACGCCGCCTGCACCATTGGTGGCATGCTCGCATGT GGCCTCACCCACACGGCCGTAACGCcactcgacctcgtcaagaCGCGCCGCCAGGTCGACTCCAAGCTCTACACGAGCAATTTCCAGGCCTGGGGCAAGATCTACCGCGCCGAGGGGCTCCGCGGCATCTTCACTGGTTGGAGCCCAACCTTCTTCGGGTACAGCGCCCAGGGCGCATTCAAGTACGGCTGGTACGAGTACTTCAAGAAGACGTATTCGGACATGGCTGGCCCCGAGGCCGCTCACAAGTACAAGACGGGCCTGTACCTGGCCgcttccgcctcggccgagttTCTCGCCGACATCGCGCTCTGCCCCTTTGAGGCGATCAAGGTGCGCATGCAGGGCGTAATCCCCAACCCCTACACGGGCACCCTACACGGCATCAGCACCGTCCGCGGTAAGGAGGGCTGGTCAGGCCTGTACAAGGGCCTGTATCCGCTCTGGGGCCGCCAGATCCCCTACACCATGATGAAGTTTGCGTCCTTCGAGACCATTGTTGAGATGATCTATGACCGCCTGCCCGGGCAGAAGAGCGACTATGGAAAGGCCGCTCAGACGGGTGTGTCCTTCACGGGCGGCTACCTCGCCGGTATCCTGTGCGCCATCGTCTCACACCCGGCCGACGTCATGGTCAGCAAGCTCAATGCCTCCcgcgagcccggcgaggcctttggcggcgccatgggccgCATCTACAAGGACATTGGCTTCTCGGGCCTCTGGAATGGCCTCCCTGTGCGCATCGTCATGATTGGCACTCTCACGGGCCTACAGTGGATGATTTATGTAAGTTATCTTGTGGCCATGGCCCCCTTGCTATCCGAGAGACGGTCAGCAGGACGTGGCTTTGCTGACGCGCACGGGAACGCAGGATTACTTCAAGATCTTCATGGGCCTGCCCACGACGGGCGGtccccctccgccgacgGAGCAGAAATGAGGGTTACACGGGAGCTGAGGCGAGTCGAACCGTCACAGCGCAACTCCTGGTCGCCCGCAACGGCGACGCATGTCATTGCGGGACGACGTCTAGCAGTAGCAGAAGCAATGGCAGTAGTAGCACCGTGCGCACGCCCTCGATGGTGGCTGTTGGACGTTGTCCGTCACGGTTCATGTATCAACATTTTTTCACTACGTGGTCATGGCACTCTTTCGTAA
- the PIC2 gene encoding Cu/Pi carrier (COG:C~EggNog:ENOG503NWEF~TransMembrane:1 (o339-364i)) → MSHLYPKVDTLRGSVYSPMAARPTPLQARPELYGAFSVVDNAKDKAHKIGDEATREFEKASAKAQAKAGKIELFSGKYYAACTIGGMLACGLTHTAVTPLDLVKTRRQVDSKLYTSNFQAWGKIYRAEGLRGIFTGWSPTFFGYSAQGAFKYGWYEYFKKTYSDMAGPEAAHKYKTGLYLAASASAEFLADIALCPFEAIKVRMQGVIPNPYTGTLHGISTVRGKEGWSGLYKGLYPLWGRQIPYTMMKFASFETIVEMIYDRLPGQKSDYGKAAQTGVSFTGGYLAGILCAIVSHPADVMVSKLNASREPGEAFGGAMGRIYKDIGFSGLWNGLPVRIVMIGTLTGLQWMIYDYFKIFMGLPTTGGPPPPTEQK, encoded by the exons ATGTCGCATCTGTATCCCAAGGTGGACACCCTCCGGGGCTCCGTCTACAGCCCCATGGCCGCTCGCCCCACGCCGCTCCAGGCCCGCCCGGAGCTCTACGGCGCCttctccgtcgtcgacaacgccaaggacaaggcgcacaagattggcgacgaggccacgaGAGAGTTTGAAAAGGCCAGCGCAAAAgcccaggccaaggccggcaagaTTGAGCTGTTCTCGGGCAAGTATTACGCCGCCTGCACCATTGGTGGCATGCTCGCATGT GGCCTCACCCACACGGCCGTAACGCcactcgacctcgtcaagaCGCGCCGCCAGGTCGACTCCAAGCTCTACACGAGCAATTTCCAGGCCTGGGGCAAGATCTACCGCGCCGAGGGGCTCCGCGGCATCTTCACTGGTTGGAGCCCAACCTTCTTCGGGTACAGCGCCCAGGGCGCATTCAAGTACGGCTGGTACGAGTACTTCAAGAAGACGTATTCGGACATGGCTGGCCCCGAGGCCGCTCACAAGTACAAGACGGGCCTGTACCTGGCCgcttccgcctcggccgagttTCTCGCCGACATCGCGCTCTGCCCCTTTGAGGCGATCAAGGTGCGCATGCAGGGCGTAATCCCCAACCCCTACACGGGCACCCTACACGGCATCAGCACCGTCCGCGGTAAGGAGGGCTGGTCAGGCCTGTACAAGGGCCTGTATCCGCTCTGGGGCCGCCAGATCCCCTACACCATGATGAAGTTTGCGTCCTTCGAGACCATTGTTGAGATGATCTATGACCGCCTGCCCGGGCAGAAGAGCGACTATGGAAAGGCCGCTCAGACGGGTGTGTCCTTCACGGGCGGCTACCTCGCCGGTATCCTGTGCGCCATCGTCTCACACCCGGCCGACGTCATGGTCAGCAAGCTCAATGCCTCCcgcgagcccggcgaggcctttggcggcgccatgggccgCATCTACAAGGACATTGGCTTCTCGGGCCTCTGGAATGGCCTCCCTGTGCGCATCGTCATGATTGGCACTCTCACGGGCCTACAGTGGATGATTTAT GATTACTTCAAGATCTTCATGGGCCTGCCCACGACGGGCGGtccccctccgccgacgGAGCAGAAATGA